The window AAAGCATAACATGTAGCCTGAAAAAGTTGTCAGTGCTGTTATCGAggaatttaattatttactgTTTTAGCACCAAACATTGACCAGTGCACGTCCTGAAAAGTGGCACGAGCACCACCTAGCACCAAGCCAAGGCAACGGCAGTTACTAAGCCACTGGCAGCACCCATGTGAGAGCACATTTTGCCAAGGTACCCCGGTCCTTCTCTGATACAAATTGTCTTTGATCTTTAGGATGTCAAATTCTGTGAAGTCTCCCACAGGCTTCACGTGCAGTGTGAAGAGTCTTTAGTTTTGAGGAAGTTATGCATCAGATTATATAAATATCTTATTTTAAACTTATATTCCATTCCCTAGAATAGAATTAGACAATTCTGCAATTGGTCTCCTTATTCAGCATGCAGAACCAATGGCTACTTCAGTAAAAGTGAAGTTTGCAGCATGCCTTACAGCAACAATTTAAGTAACCTTCAACTTTGCTTCAAATTTAGTGTACCTTAGGAAGTAGAATACATATTGCAAACTGATTCATATTAGAGAAAACATGACAGCTCTGACATAATTTCTTTCAAACGCATGCAGAGCCTGTGCCATTACATTACCACATGCAGTAGACACCTCTGGAAGGTGTAACGATCTAAGATCAAGGAACCAATAGAAGGAAACTGTAGAAATTAAAAGCCACACAAGTTTCCCATTAGAAGCGTTTTCATACTAAGCAAATTGCACCATTTTTCTCCAAGTCATTCTATGTGCATATATGCCTTAAAGAGTACTGGAAATGCAGTCTATGCTTTCTCACATCAAACAACATTCGAAAACCATCTCAGCTTCCAACACACTATCATGCAATCTTTTAAAGCACATTAAACAGCAACTCTGAAGCCCATGGAAGATCAATATTGCAATCTTACTAACACTGCCTCCTACTTTTAGAGCATCTACCCACAGACCCCAGGGTGTTATTCAGTCCACTTAACTCCTGTAGCCTACCTATGAAgtgttactgttgtttttcacaTAGGAAAAAGCACCCAAGATACCATAAAATTAATGCTGCCTTGTAAAGTTTGATTTTGCTGTCTTTCGTGTATTAATACAAAACACTGCAATAACAAACTCACGTAGAGGTGGTACAGAAAGATTAATGTGAATGTCCTGTTTTGGAAGTCAGTTACTTGCTTGGTATCAGCCAAACAGATCTCCACCACATGCACTGCTATAAAGCAGCACCTTTCTGTATCTCACTATTGCTACAGCTACCCAGAGTAAGTATCTCAAAATAACTGTTTCCTAACATGTATTTCCTGTTTGCAGAGGTCAGGGTTAATGTAAATCCATGAGGGTACTTTTTAACCGAAAGTCTGCAACACTAAAAAAGAGCAGAGGTCCTCAGCTGCACTCCAATAACCACTGCCACGTAACAAATGGTATTAAATCCATAGCTATGACTGGATCTAATTCCATCAGTGGAGCATTTTTACATCTGAATGAGACCTCAGCTAAGCCTGCACTCAGACGGAGGTAACAGCAGAGATGGAGATAAAACTCAGGCAGACATTTCTCTTCAAGTCCTTCTCTAAACACTTGCAGCCTGAAATCTCTCTGCACCATGTGCATACCTCACCACTTATAAACTAAACATTCTCCATTCCCAGGAAAAGCCAGGCACTTCTGTCACTAACAAAAGCTTAATGTAGCTACAGAAAATCACTGGTATTAGCGCTAAGTTTTGTGCCAACTCCAGGTTTCAGAATAGAGATACTAGAGGAGAAACAGGCATTTCTCCCCACAACCAACCCCACacccttttaaaataaaactgacagTGCTGTTTCATGAAATGTTTGCCACCGGTGTTGTTAAAGTTATGGTATTTCTTAGTCCTATTCAAGCTGGCTCAAAATTAATTAAGCTCAAAGGCATGACTAATCAATTAAGGGCATGATAAGCTTTTTCAAACATTACAGAGACTGAGTGGGAAAACATGTAAACACTCATTCATTTAGCCTCCATCCAGCTCTATTATGGTGATGTTCTCCAAGAATACAGAAGACATGAAGTTGTATTCCATTTACCCTGATGAAACCCAGCACTAAAATCCTAAAGCTGAGATTAAGAAGAGAGAGGAGCATTTGGGGCCATCCATCCAGAAGGTGACACCAGAAAGCAACAGCAGGACTGCCCTTCACACTAGGATCACCCATCCAGGCCTGCAGAAACTGTCAGAAAGAGGTTTGACTTCTGCAGCCGCATCCTCCTCCAGCCTCTGCTTAGAAGCACGACTGGTACCAAACAGAGCCGTGACTGAAAGGCTCATCCCTCTGGCACCAGAAGAGGCCCAGCCAAGCTTTTCACACAGGCCACCACAGACAAGTTTACCAAGTCCCTAGCCACTGACTAAGGCTGAGAAGGGGATCTATATGGGGAGCATTCTACAGTCCTTCTTCTCCACTACATCatcctcatttccttccttcacagTGCCTCTGAAAAGCCCTGAAATCTGACTGAAAGTTCTGAAATGACTCACCTGAAGCACTTgccaccccagcactgccctcacTGTTCCTAGTTAACCTGCCTCATAAAGCATTTGTCCCACAGCTCCAGGGCAGGACAGCTCAAACCCATGGCACGGAGCTACACCGCTTTCTAAAATGACTGAGTACCTTCCAGCTTCTGTCATTTACCACTTCTTCAACATTCAGCTCCGACTGCATCAATTTCAACTGTAAAAAGTAACAGACAAAGAAAGAGGTTATTGTCAAGACATTCCTTACAGCCATCAGTATTCACTACCTCTGCAACTTCTGTGACAAAAACCCAGCACCAGCTGCAAACTGCAGTTAATCATCCTGAAAGCCTGGTCCTTCCATTCAGCCAGTGCTTTGGGCAGGCTAGGGAAGTCTACAGGGAGCACCCTGAAAGCAGAAGTTACTACTGGTTACTAACCCATTCTTAAATATTGCCTGTCAAAATTTGACAGAACGAACTGATCAGCCTTAATGGCACCACAGACAAAAATTACTTCTGGTTGAATAGCACTCAGCACAAGGGATAGCAGTGCTACGGTTAGCTTTGCAGTCTTGAATTCTGGGTCTTCCACACATATTACCGGAGTCAAACAAGATACCTAGCAACAGAATTAGGGGAAAATCACAGATTCCTGATTTAGGATTAAGACCAGGAAGGTAtcccttctgcttcctttgCCATCTATCAGTGCACTGACCAAGAAATGGTCTACAAGAACAGATCACATACGCTTATGGTCTCTGAACCAGTTACTATGATATTTGATTACAGTGGGACAAAGTAGGTTTACACAGGTTGGAAGAGCTGTGAAATACCACAATAAGCAGTTCTAGAGCACTCAAACAATCCAGGAGAAATGTAAGAATCTTTGCTTCAGCCCCATTAGTAACTCCACAGAGCATATGTGACAGCTGTGTTCAGATGACCGGTGGTATTTTGGCCCTGCCACAAGTTCCAGAAGCAAAAGAGGGGATATAAGAGCCCATTTGCCATTCATGCCTacagttcagatttttttgttggAGTTTTAGACTCCAGAATGAATCAACTTTAAATACATAGTTCCACTCAGAGAGTTGGTGAACAGGTGCAAACCAAGACAGCAGTCTcatcagaaaaaagaaaccctcCAAGCAGGACATTCAGACATGTACAGTTTACTCAGGTGTTATATGAGTTTTTGCCTACTCAATAGGACATCAAACTGTTTGAAATAATAACACAGCATTAGTTGGGTGATCAGATGACCATAATTAGGCTCTCTAATATATCTGCTCAGAAGATCTTGAGCATATCAAGGAAGAATTTTCCCCGCTGGAATACATGAATAGGTTTACAATCATCTGACATCAAACCCAAGCAAAACGACTATTTCAGTCTTTTGCTTTGAGATGCAAATCCAAACAGCAATGCAATCAGCATTAATCAACAAGGCTATAAAggtggtttgggttgggttgttttgttgtctcgtgtttgttttttttccttcaaaaacagATTCCAACATTAGGCACAACTAATACTCATTAAGCTATATGTTTTGGACTCCCAGAATTAATTTGGTTGGCTATTTTGAAATTTCATATAAGAGAACTAAGATAATAGCAATAatcaaatgacatttttatgtAAGTGGACTAAAAGAATTGGCTGCTAAACCTGCACAGCTCCAAGAATGTTTCTTAAAATCAGTAACTCAGAAGTGGTAATTTTGTATGAAGTCCCTCAGTTTGTATCACTAGCAGTATGGGAGAAGCACATGTAATAAAGAGTAAAATTGATCTGTAttgcaagcaaataaaaatgcatttgaaaggCATAATCTTAAAATAGGAAAtgcactgtcaggagaaattaCCTaaatttcaggggaaaaaaaaaaccaacaaaacaacaacaaaaagaacaaaaaactgaactcctggagaaggaaaggaaaaagggagaagtGGGGAGAAGTGAAGAAAGTAAATTTGAGGTCACATGACCAAAGGATTTCTGAGATGTTTACAAATTATGGATTGTTTTCAATGTTTGAAATCACCTGTAGTTATTATACATTATCACTGCAACCTTCTTATTGGTTTCAGTGATAAGCTCAGAAACCAAGCGATTTAAGGAACTGACTGCaaacaaaacttgcagaaaattGTAAGCTATCATACTAGTTTTCCcaaagtatcacagaatcataaaatcaccaaggttggaaaagacctctgagatcatccagtccaaccatcccctatcaccaacatttccccactaaaccatgtcccttagtacaacagCTATGAGTtcctcgaacacctccagggatggtgactccaccacctccatgggcagcccattccagcgcctgaccactctgttggagaaatttttcctgacacccaaactgaacctcccctggcacaacttgaggccattccttctcattctctctcttgtcatgtgggagaagaggctgaccacctcaccacaaccccTTCTCAGGTAACTGTAGAGAGAGACAAGCTTTCCCGAGACTCCTCCAGACTAAGCAGtcccaattccctcagcctctcctcttaAGACctgtgttccagacccttcatCAGTTTCAATGTCCTTCCCTGGACATGCTCCAGAGATTCACTGTCTTTCTCATAGTGAGGGAACCAAAACAGAACATActacttgaggtgcagcctcaccagagctgagtacagggggacaagTAATGTGGGTGTTCATTTTAAGTTCTGTAAGTTAGACTTTAAGGGCAAAACCACTTGCCTGACACTTGGTTCTTCAAATATGAGTTCACATCAGAGCACTTCTCCAAAAGCATATGTCCAAATGTTCATTCAATGCCTGGAAACATCAAATGATGGACACTGAACTCTTGAGTTCCAGTCATCCCTCCAGGAAGTTCTTTAGTTACAAATGCATCAGCATTTCACTGCTCTGGAAAGCAATGCTCTTACAAACTTCTGATATGCCATCTAGCCCACCTCTGATGTAGTACACCCTCCATCCAGAGGCTACAAGGTTGGGGTTTGCACATTACAATCCCTTGTGCAAATCCAGAAGTCTCTCTCACACAATCTAAACTAAATactaacaataacaaaaaaattgcTCAGTTGGAATTCAAAGCGTCCTGGCAGCTCCTCAAAGTGGAGAGGAACCTCAATTAATACAATGAATAAGAAAGATACTTCTCAGGCTAAGAAGGTGAAGATACTTAACAGGTGAAGAAGGATGGCTTTAAGGCAGCATAACTGTATGATACAAGAGATAAACATAAAGAACACTTCATTGTCTTCTAGCGATCACACCTTGGCACCCACAGCCACCATCCGCAGTTGCACTACTTTTCACAAGAACccaaaaaggcaaaaggaacTTCCAGACATTCTGAAGAGAGTCTACAGTTACATCCTACTAGGAGGTATTTGTCAGCAAAGTTTAAAGTATATTGTGCAGAAGCACGTATGTTTTTCTAGGCATTTGGGTAATGGAATCTCAGATGTGCCATTTACAGGATAAAAGcagttctgttctgcttttatgGTTCTCACAAATCCAGCCAATAAGAACAGAGGACAACACTACCTAAGTTCCACTGCCTAAGCTGgcactgttcagcctggagaagagaagacttcaGGGTGGCCTTCCAGcatctaaaggggggctataagaaagacggggacagactttttagcagCAACCGTTGTGGTAGGACAAGGCggaatgatttcaaactaaaagatggcagatttagattggatacaaggaaaatattttttacaataagggtggtgaagcactagaacatgttgcccagagatgcagtggatgccctgtccctggagacactcaaagtCAGGGAGGACATcaacctgactgagctgtaggtatccctgattggttggactggatgaccttttaaagatcccttccaactcaaacaattctactCTGTGAAGTCAAGATCCCCTTCAGATTGTCTCCACCACGGAGATCTTTCCATGTGGGAAGACAACCTCTTACTTCTAAGTGACCTCTCAAGATCTCCACCACTCACCTTTGTCTGCTCTTTCCTGAGTTGCTTTAATAATGCTACATCATCCTGtgccttttccctctcttctctgaGAGTTTTCACTACACTGGAAGTCTGAGCAATGCAGTTTTTGATGATTCTCTCTCGGCTGGTGTGAGCTTCCATCAGCTAAGTGAGAAGAGGGAAAGTCACAAGTAGGTCAgacatcaaattaaaaaaaactgtgtTACAAGTTTAAGAGAGACTTTCTAGAATCAAAGTATTGCTATGCCTACAGAACTCCCTTTGTCTCTACAATCCATATGTtagaagcagcactgctttagGCAGTAGCTACCAACTTGATCTGATGGCAAAAGTCAAAGATACGCATGCAGATGACATATGAACAAGTGTTTTTGAGCACCACAGAACCATGCTAGCactcatttttcaaagaaagaagcaagccACCTGGAAGTACACCCCAAAAGAACAGTACTGCAGAATAAGCCAGTCTACAATGTGACTTTAAAGCAAGGCAGCCTTTACATGCATGTGGTTTAGCTGTGGAGGCAAGTCAAGCACGCCAGCTATGAACACATTAAAGCACAATCTATCAGGTCAGCCTTTTCCTTAGAAACTGAGGTTCTCCACTTCAGTGGCCAGTGCTCATTGTAACATCTCCGAAAGTGAGCAGCAATTAAAGGAACAGACACTTACAGACTGGTAGAGCTCTTTACATGTTTGGCTGGCGTCAACTTTCCCTACAAAGGAGGCTGTAGGAATTGTAGTGTTTAATTCATGGACGATTCTGTCATCGATCGTCCTCATCACCCTGAGCAACTCCTgtattaaacaaaaacaaatttaaaaataattgttttaccCAAGAGAATTGTACTGCAAAAAATGCATAATTCAGTGTTTTAATAGAAATTAAGGTTTATCTTTAgaaatagaggaaaaacaaacaaacaaacacacaaggAAACCAGGGTTTCTATGTGCTTGGCACAAAACAATCGGAATGAGcaggaaagccagtgggagACAAGTGGGCTCATCCCTACACCACAGTCTCCTCAGGATGCAGGGCAGAGCTGTTGCAGCCCCAAAGAGCTCCCCGTGGAAGAAGCAGGCCTCTCGGAGGGTTCACGGTATTAGAGAGCAGCACCGGCAGACCGCGCCGAGGCACCACACTCCGGAGCGGGCTCCCACACGTGCCGCTTCTACATGCAGCCTTACTCCATGAAGCTGTGCAGCCCGGTCACGTTTAGCGAAGAGCCCGAGCCCACGGCCTGTCCCCAGCGGGCAGGGCAGCGCTGGGGCACTCAGCCTGCTCCCGGCTGCGCGACCAGGAAGGCCGGAGCGCCCGTGTGCACCGTGAGAGCGTTACCGAAGGGCGGGAGGGCGGACGGGAcgaggagggaggggggcgcCGAGGGCACCGCGGCCGGGCGGTCCCGCAGCGCCGCAGCCCACAGCCGCCCACAGCCCCCCGAAatcggccccgccgccccgcagcgcgcTCCTCTCAGCACCGCTACCTGGAACTCAGCGAAGTCCTCGCAGTTCACCGTGCTGCTGGGCGCCGCCATACTGGAAAGGCCGAGGGCGCGGCGGCGACCAATCGGGCGGGAAAGGCGGGGCGAAGCGGGGACGGACGTGCCCTGCTGGGGGTCCGGAGCTGCCGGGCGGCGCGGTCGGAGGTCGCCGTCGAGCTGCGGGGAGGGCGGGCGGCCCCGAGAGGCGGGTCTGCGCGTCGGCGGCCACGAGCGGGCCCGGGCGTCCCGCCGCCCCCCTCCAATCGCCGGGCCGGGGCGGAGCGCTGCGGAGCGGTGACATTGAGGGGAGCAGCGCAGGGCCGGGCGGCGGGCAGCGACATGTGGGGCCGTGCCGGTGAGTGGCCGTCCCGGCGCGGGGAGCGGAGCTGCGGGATGGGCTGCGCTTCGCCGGGGCCGAGGGGGCGTCCGTCCTCCCCTCAGGCCGGGGGACGCGTAGCGCGGAGCTCGGCGCCTCCGAGGGGTCCCGggcccggcgcggccccgcAGCACGGGAGGGGCGGACGGACGGGGCGGCCGTGCGGGACCCTGCGAGCGCTGAGGTGCGGGGCCTCCGGGCTGACCCACAGACGGGAAAGGAGCGGGCTGCGTGCCTCGTTGTTGCTGATCCTCCGAACACCTTGAACGCCGCTTGATTCGAGAGGGCATTgatccctttttctttccccggAGAGAGGAAATTTTCCTTCACAGAGAAGTAAAAAgaatgcaatttattttaagcgccctttcattttccagttttctgttttgttttttggttttgttttttttttccccctcagaaatgttttgttaacGAACAAATTATGACTTTCTCGAGAGCACGTTTTCATACGCAAGGTATTCTGTCCAGTGCACCACAAAGCGCCTGTGCCAGGTCCCAGCTGTGTCACTGTGGGAATGGCAAGATGAATAAAGCGCTGGTGCACGGCGCTTGGAGGAGTGCTGCCCAGAGCGTATCGCCTGTGTCCAAGTAGATAAGTTCCTTGGAGCGGTGTTATGTCTTCTGCTGTAGAAACCGCTCGTAGGCTGTAATCGGTCATTCTTCTTGTTCTATATGTGCTTAATAGACAAACTCAAGTGATGTATTTTAGAATTTGTAAAATTGACCTTAATTTCTTTATTAGATTCTGGTGGTTTATAGAGTCATCTTTAATTTCCTTATTAGATTTCATGGATTGTTATATCTGTGGTTTCTTTCATAGCATTAGATTTGTAcctactgtttttatttcttgttttctctcgGGGCCCCGGGGAGGAACAACCTCCTACCTAAAAGTCAGCCTTCTCACTGCTTAACATTCTGAGCTAGACCTAGCCCCTatgtttcctctgctttctcttccagataAGGCTGTTAAGCTGCTGGAAAGAAACATTCCCTCCTTTCTGAGGATGAGTCGGGGAGTGGGGCCAAAGGTGAGCAGGAGGCTCTGCAGCAAACCACAGGAGGAAAGTTCAGTTCAGCCAAGAGGTAAGTTTGTGACTATGATATGTTTCTTGCTGTCAAATATTTAGATACCAAGGCTGCAGTCATCTGAACAAGAGCCCCTGCTTTTGCGAGGGTTAACTCTTAATCTTTAGACTGAAAAACTGAGCATTGCAATTGGCAGCAAGatcttgtgtttcttttttaacaaaGCCAAGAGGcaaattttcttcttgtgaCAAGAACATAGCTTCCACTTTGTAGTAGATCA of the Gallus gallus isolate bGalGal1 chromosome 1, bGalGal1.mat.broiler.GRCg7b, whole genome shotgun sequence genome contains:
- the CCDC58 gene encoding coiled-coil domain-containing protein 58 isoform 3 (isoform 3 is encoded by transcript variant 3); the encoded protein is MAAPSSTVNCEDFAEFQELLRVMRTIDDRIVHELNTTIPTASFVGKVDASQTCKELYQSLMEAHTSRERIIKNCIAQTSSVVKTLREEREKAQDDVALLKQLRKEQTKVFNERCRIHYKPPKSQ
- the CCDC58 gene encoding coiled-coil domain-containing protein 58 isoform 1 (isoform 1 is encoded by transcript variant 1); its protein translation is MAAPSSTVNCEDFAEFQVELLRVMRTIDDRIVHELNTTIPTASFVGKVDASQTCKELYQSLMEAHTSRERIIKNCIAQTSSVVKTLREEREKAQDDVALLKQLRKEQTKLKLMQSELNVEEVVNDRSWKVFNERCRIHYKPPKSQ
- the CCDC58 gene encoding coiled-coil domain-containing protein 58 isoform 2 (isoform 2 is encoded by transcript variant 2), whose translation is MAAPSSTVNCEDFAEFQELLRVMRTIDDRIVHELNTTIPTASFVGKVDASQTCKELYQSLMEAHTSRERIIKNCIAQTSSVVKTLREEREKAQDDVALLKQLRKEQTKLKLMQSELNVEEVVNDRSWKVFNERCRIHYKPPKSQ